Sequence from the Hyalangium gracile genome:
GGATTGGAATGGCCTACATGGGCATCTCGCGTTTTCGTGTTGATGCACAATCCCTTTCCTCTACGACTGAAGACGTCGGAGCTCGTCCGCGGCATCGGGCGGAACGCCCTGGTCGCGCCGGTCTCCGACTGGACAAGCCAGGGCGAGATGCTCGCTCAAGCGACCTCCTGGCTGGATGGCATCTACAGACAGCTCGCCAATGGGGGAGATGTGCAAGCGGGGATGCTGACCCTGCACCACGGTCTCTTCCACCTGCGCCGACAATGGAGCCGCAAGGACTGGCGCAAGTTCTGTCTCGAGGCGGCGAGGGTCCACCCGCTGAGAGAGCTGCTCCACCAGTGCCCCTTCACGCGCCACGGCTATGAGCGGCCACGGGGCTACGCGGGGGATGCGGCACTCATCGACTACCTCTACGCCGAGCGGGTGGGAGAGGAGCACCACCTCCACCCCGGGGGCCACATCTACCGCTTCATGTACCAGCAGCCGAGCCCTCGCAGCGTGCGGGAGCGGCGGGTGCTGCTGGCCAGGGAGATCGACACGGTGGCCTCGCAGGTGCACAGGCCCCGCATCCTCTCCGTCGCCTGTGGGCACCTGCGAGAGGCCGAGCTGTCCCACGCCGTGAAGGAGCACCGCGTCGGCGAGTTCATCGCCTTCGACCAGGATCCGATGAGCCTGGCCGAGGTGGCGCGCCAGCACCCGGAGACGGCCATCCGCCCGGTGTGCGGCTCGGTGCGCGCCCTGCTCACGGGCCGCACCGTGTTCGGACACCTGGACCTCGCCTACTCGGCGGGCCTGTACGACTACCTGTCCGACAACACCGCCCGGCGGCTGACGCAGCTCCTGTTCGACATGCTCAACCCGGGTGGGCGCCTGCTCGTGGCCAACTTCGCCACCTGCCCGGAGGCCGGCTACCTGGAGGCCTTCATGGACTGGTGGCTCATCTACCGCGATGAGGACCAGATGCAGGCCCTCACCCTGGACATCGATCCGATGCAGCTGGCCTCCACGCGCATGTTCCGCGACAGCGAGCAGAACGTCATCTACCTGGAGCTGACGCGGCGCTGAGCGGCTTGTCCGCCGCGGCGGGCTGCTCGGGGCCGCTCAGGGGCAGGGTGACGGTGAAGGTGGCGCCCTGACCCGGGGTGCTCTCCACCTCCACCGTGCCTCCGAGCGCCTGGACGATCTCCCGCACCAGCCACAGGCCGATGCCGAACCCGCCATAGTGACGCACGGAGACGGCGCGCTCGAAGCGCTCGAAGATGCGCGCGGTGTCCTCCGGGGCGATGCCGATGCCCTCATCCTTGACCTGGAGCCGGGCGTGCGTGGCGTCCGAGGTGATGGTCACCTGGATGCGCTTGCCCGCCCCGTACTTCGTGGCGTTGGTGAGCAGGTTGCCCACCACCTGCTCCAGGCGCATGGCGTCCCACTTCCCCACCACACTGCCCGTGGCGTACAGCTCCACCGGGCACTCGGCGCGCGCCAGCATCTCTCGCGCGCGCTCGACGACGCCGCGCACCAGTGTCACCAGGTCCACCTCCTCGAGCTTGCCGAGCAGCTGGCCCTGCGCCACGCGCGAGATGTCCAGCAGCTCGTTGACGAGCCGGCCCAGGCGCTGCGTCTGCATGTTGGCCGACTCCAGCTTGTTGGCCACGCGCTCGGGCGGCATCGTCTGGGCGGTCTGCCGCACCTGTGACATGAGCCCCTGGAGGTGGAGCTGGAGCGAGGTGAGCGGCGTCTTCAGCTCGTGCGCCGCGATGGAGAGGAAGTCGTCGCGGCGCCGCACCGCCTCCTGCTCCTCGCGGTAGAGCCGGCCCCGCTCCTCGGAGAGGGCGGCCATGCGCTCGAAGCCCTCCGCGTTCTCCAGCGCCACGCTGGCCAGCGTGGTGATGAAGCCCGTGAGCTTCTCCTCGTCCTCGCTGAACAGCTCGCCCACCTGGCGGTGGCTGGCGCAGACGCAGGCCACCGTCTTGCCGCGCACCTGCAGCGGCGCGCACAGCAGCGAGCGCACGCCGATCATCTCCATGCTGTCGCTCACGCCGCCGGGCATGCCCTGGCCCATGATGGCCGGGCGCCCCGTCTCCAGGGCCCGGGTGATGGCGGTGCGGCTGACGCCCTCGGCCGCCCGGACGTCCTCGGGCAGCACGTCCGCGGGGTCCAGCACCACGCAGTGCTCCGCGC
This genomic interval carries:
- a CDS encoding class I SAM-dependent methyltransferase, with product MLAQATSWLDGIYRQLANGGDVQAGMLTLHHGLFHLRRQWSRKDWRKFCLEAARVHPLRELLHQCPFTRHGYERPRGYAGDAALIDYLYAERVGEEHHLHPGGHIYRFMYQQPSPRSVRERRVLLAREIDTVASQVHRPRILSVACGHLREAELSHAVKEHRVGEFIAFDQDPMSLAEVARQHPETAIRPVCGSVRALLTGRTVFGHLDLAYSAGLYDYLSDNTARRLTQLLFDMLNPGGRLLVANFATCPEAGYLEAFMDWWLIYRDEDQMQALTLDIDPMQLASTRMFRDSEQNVIYLELTRR